A segment of the Mangrovimonas sp. YM274 genome:
TTAGCAGTATTATCCGAGATTGGTTGTGTTTCACTTGTCATAGGAGTCTCTGTTTTTTCCTTGCATCCCAAAACGAGAAGAAGCGCTACTGCAAAATAACATAAACGACTGAAAATCATAACCAAAAAAGTATTTTAAAATGTATTTAATGTTGATAAAAGCAGCATTCCCTTTGCAGGTAATGTTACATTTCGATCCCAAACAATCTTTTCTTTAGAAAGGATATCGGTCATGGATTTCCCTTTAAGTCCCAATTGCTCAAAACGATCCAAGTCTATGGTTTGCTCGACATTATTCTTATTGATAATCAAAACCACTGTTTCCTCTCCCTGGCTTCTAGATAGCAAGTACACGCCATTATCAGGAGCAAAATGCAGGGTACTTCCGTCATGGATTGCCTTACTTTGCTTGCGATAATTCAATAGTGATTTTACAAACTGCTGCATGTCCTTCTTCTCAGCAGACAAACTTTTTCCTGTAAAGGCATTGACAGCATCAGTATCCCAACCCCCAGGAAAATCTGTTCTAATCAGTCCATGGTCGTGAGGTTTGGCTGTGTTTTGCATGAGTATTTCCGTACCGTAGTACATCTGCAGGGTGCGCGGCATCAAAGCCATATAACTTAGCGCCATTTTTGTATGGGGAATGTTTTCCTTTAACTGGGTAAACACACGATCCATATCATGATTGTCTGGAAATACCATTATGGATTTTGGATTGGTGTAGACAAAATCGTTGGCCAAACCTTCATACATCCTTACCAAACCTGTCCCCCATGTTTCTTCTTCATTCAAAGCTTTTACAATGGCTTCCTGCATAGGAAAATCCATCGTAGACTTTAAATGCGATTCGTAGCCTTGCTTATTGGGGGTTCCGGTTTGCCAATATCTTACCAACAAAGGATTGACACTCCACTCTTCTCCCACAATATTGAAATTAGGATATTCGGTCATGATGGCACCGGCCCATTTCCCCATAAATTCCTTATCGGGATATGGGTAGGTATCCTGTCTGATGCCTCCCAACTGAAGCGTTTCCACCCACCAAATGTTGTTTTGGATGATATAATTAGCCATGAAAGGGTTGCGCTGGTTCAAATCTGGCATAGCAGGTACAAACCAACCTTCGCTCATTTCTTTCTTATCAATAATAGAAGCGTACAAATCCTGATTGGTCGTACGTCTGTGATTGGAGTTTTTCACCTTTCCACTAGCCTCATAAGCCTCTTGTTGGTTCACCCAATCCTTAAAAGGTAAGTCCTTCATCCACCAATGGTAACTTCCACAATGGTTCGCCACCATGTCCATGATGAGTTTCATCCCCTTTTGAGATACTTGTTGCGAAAGTGTTTTGTAATCCTCCAAAGTTCCAAACCTTGGATCTACCTCATAAAAATCGGTAATAGCATAACCGTGATATGAAGATTCTGGCATATCGTTGGTCAACAAGGGCGTTGGCCAAATGGCTGTAAAGCCCATGCTTTCTATATAATCCAAATGCTGAATAATCCCTTCAATATCCCCTCCATGTCGACCATAATCGTTTTTACGATCGATGATTTTTTCATTCATATTGGCACGCACATCATTAGATGTGTCGCCATTGGCAAAGCGATCAGGCGTAATCAAGTAAATGGCATCACTGCTGTTGAAACCTTCAAATTGCTCCGAAGACTTGTCACGCTGTTTCAGTTCATAAGTGATGCGTTCTTTTTCCTTTCTGCCATTTTTAAAGACGATATCAAAACTCCCTGCTTTCACAGAAGGCGCTATGTTCAAATCGATAAACAAATAATTGGGGCTATCGGCTTTATGGACTTTAACAATGGAAATTCCCGAAGATTCCACACTTGGCGTAAGCTTGCCAACATCGTCCCCCTTCACCAATAGTTGCACAGATGGATTTTTAAAACCTACCCACCAGTTGGGTGGTTCCACCCTTTCAATTTGAGCGTTTGTAAATAGACTCAGCCCAAGAAAAGCACCACAAATAACCGTATGCTTTAGCCCTCCAAAATATATCCCCAACACTTGTTTCATAATTCTTATTTAATCTCTGTTATACTAATGGCAAAACCTCCTCCTGGAGCAGAATACTGCGACAATTTAGATTTACTGGTCACTTTTTTAGTCTTAATCGTGTAAGCCTGTGGGTTGGTTTTATAATGAGCATCCTTAGCATCGGCATAAATAGTGGCCAAATATTTTTTTCCATCTTCTAGAAAATCCAGTTTGATGTCAGCTGTTCTGCCGTCCACGCCGTTTACATTTCCAACAAACCAACTGCTACCCCCTTTTTCTTTTCTTGCAATGGTGATGTACTCTCCAGGCTCAGCCTCTAGATACACACTTTTCTCCCAATCTATAGCCACGTCTTTTATAAATTGAAAAGCATCCATAAACTGCTTGTAATGTTCTGGTAAATCGGCCGCCATTTGCAACGGACTGTACATGGTAACGTACAATGCCAATTGGTTGGCAATAGTACTATTGACATGCGATTGATTGGCAGGATTAAGCTTACTGATGTCCATTTCAAAAATACCTGGAGTATAATCCATCGGCCCTCCAATTAAACGCGTGAATGGTAAAATGGTCACATGGTTAGGTTTTGAACCTCCAAAAGCTTGGTATTCGGTTCCTCTTGCCGATTCGTTCCCAATTAAATTAGGCCATGTTCTGCAAACACCAGTTGGTCGTACTGCCTCATGAGCATTGATCATGATTTTATGTTCGGCTGCCTGCTCTAAAGCATATTGATAGTGGTTAACAATCCACTGGTTATAGTGGTTTTCGCCTCTTGGCAAAATATCTCCCACATAGCCACTTTTTACGGCAGTATAGCCATGGTCATTCATAAATTGATATGCCTGTTCCAAATGGCGCTCGTAGTTACGAACCGATCCTGAGGTTTCATGGTGCATGATCATTTCAACACCTTTGGATTTGGCATATTGATGAATGCCTTCCACATCAAAATCTGGATATGGGGTTACAAAATCGAAGACATAATCCTTGGACTTTCCAAACCAATCTTCCCAACCTTCGTTCCAACCTTCTACCAAAACGGCATCAAAACCATGTTCGGCAGCAAAATCAATATAATCTTTAACATGCTTCGTGTTGGCGGCATGGGTACCATTAGGCGTTGCTTTGGAAAAATCGGTTACGCCCAACTGTACTGCAGGGTAATCATTGGTGTAGGACCAAGAACTTTTACCCGTGATCATTTCCCACCAAACACCAATGTATTTCACGGGCTTAATCCATGAGGTATCCTCAATTTCACAAGGATCATTCAAGTTCAAGGTAATTCTTGACGCCAAAATATCCCTAGCATCATCGCTTACCATCACCGTACGCCAAGGCGTATTACAAGGGGCCTGCATATAGCCTTTGTCCCCATTGGCATCTGGCGTTAACCAAGATTCAAACACCAAGTTTTTGTCATCCAAATTCAAGTGCATACAGGAATAATTGATCAAGGCCGCTTCATGGATGTTGATATACAAACCGTCATCGGTTTTCATCATCAAAGCTGTTTGCACGCCTGTTTTAGAAAACTGTTCCTGCGAAGCATTTCCTGTTACAGCTGCATCAAACTTTCCTCTAATTTCCGACAATCTTGATTTGGTATAATCGTATTCTTGAGTATCATAATCTCCAGGAATCCAGAGTGCGATATGGTCTCCTGCCATTGCAAATTGGGTGCGCTCTTCCTTGATGACGAAATACACCAAATTTGGCTGCGACGGAAATTCATATCGAAAGCCCAAGCCCTCATCAAACAAACGAAAACGGATGCGCATAGTGCGATCCGTTTCGGTTTGTTTTAGCGTTACCGCCAATTCATTATAATGGTTTCTAATGGTTTGTTCTTCACCCCAAACAGGTGTCCAATTGTCATCAAAAGTTGCTGTTTCGGTATTTACAATTTCAAAGCCATTCAACAAGGAGGTTTTATCATCCTTGAGCTCCAAGCCCAAACTACTTGGTTTTACAACAGCCTTGTTTTTGTAGGACAATTGATAGGTTGGCGTGCCGTTCTGTTTTAACGAAAATTCCATTTCCAAAGCCCCATTTGGCGATTGTAGCACCTGTGCCCAAATCCCCTGAAAGGCCAAAAACAACACTAAAAATAATATACTAACTCTCTTCATCTTTTTTCCTTTAATACCGATTCTTTACTTTGTATTCCAAACTCTGGGCTATCCCAAAGTCGCTGTAGTTCCTTTTGTTACTGTAATTACTTGATCATTCACCAAAATGTCCAAAGCATCACCTGTTTCCAACTCAAAGCTTGTTTGCTTTTGAGACACATTCACTTTCAAAATTTGATGCCTGAAGTTCACTTTGAAAGAATAACTGGTCCATTCCTTTGGAATTTTTGGTTCGAAGAACAACTTGTCTTCCTTCACACGCATCCCTCCAAAACCTTCTACAATACTCATCCAAGTCCCTGCCATGGACGTAATGTGAAGTCCTTCGTGCACTTCCTTGTTATAATCATCCAAATCCAGACGCGATGTTCTCAAATAAAAGGTATAAGCCATTTCCATTTGATCCAATTTTGCAGCTTGAATGCTATGCACACATGGCGACAAGGAACTTTCGTGAACCGTAAATGGCTCGTAGAAATTAAAATGACGCTCCAATTCCTCAGTAGAAAAATGGTCTTCAAAAAAGTAGAACCCTTGTAAAGTGTCCGCCTGTTTTATATAAGGTGAACGCAAAATGCGATCCCAAGACCATTTTTGGTTGATTGGCCGTTCGGATTTATCCAAATCGGCAACCGTTATCAATTCCTTATCCAAGAAGCCATCCTGTTGCAAATACACTTGGTGCTCTTCGGAATATGGGAAATACATATTGCCAGACACATCTTTCCAAGCTTTTAGTTCCTCAGCTCCCAATTGGACTTTGTCCATGATTCTGGAATAATCTTCGGCATACTCGCCTTTTATTTTCTCAATGTTTTCCAAAGCATAATTGATACACCATTGGGCAATGTAATTGGTGTAGAAATTATTGTTGACATTGTTTTCGTATTCATTCGGACCTGTTACGCCCAAGATGACATATTTATTTTTCGCTGTTGAAAAGGTCGCGCGTTGATGCCAAAAACGGGCAATCCCTATCAATACTTCCAATCCTTTTTCTGGAATGTAACTGTAATCGCCAGTATACCTGTAGTAGTTAAAAATGGCAAAGGCAATGGCTCCGTTACGGTGAATTTCCTCAAAAGTGATTTCCCACTCATTATGACATTCTTCTCCATTCATGGTTACCATAGGATACAAAGCAGCTCCATTTGAAAAGCCCAATTTCTCAGAATTTTCAATGGCTTTATCCAAATGATGGTAACGGTATTCCAACAAGCTTCTTGCCACATTTTGATCTTTGGTAGCCATGTAGAACGGGATACAATAAGCTTCGGTATCCCAATAGGTACTACCGCCATATTTTTCACCGGTAAATCCTTTTGGTCCAATATTCAATCGTGCATCTTTCCCTAAATAAGTGTGGTTCAATTGCAGAATATTGAAACGGATTCCCTGTTGTGCTTTTACATCACCTTCTATGGTGATGTCGGCCATAGCCCAAATATTGGCCCAAGCCTCTTTTTGTTTTGCCAACAAACCTTCAAAACCTAAATTATAGGCCTCTTGCAAAGCACTTTTGGCTGCGGCCACTAAATGGGTTTTATCGTGATTTCTATCTACCACATAACCTCCCATTTTGTTGATAGTAAAGGTGTCTTTTGCCTTTACATCGGAAGTGTATTCAAAACTGATTCTGGTATCGTTTTGAGAAATGTTTGGGGTTAAAGCAAGTGCTTTACCATTTACCAAACATTGCGATTCCATAAACGTACAGGTATGGAATTGCGTTTTCATAGTGTGAGCCTCTATGAAGGCTTGTACACCATTGTGGGTAATGTTGGTAATGTTCCAAAATTTGTCATCCCAATTGGAATCTTCGTTGGTGATTCCTGCATCCAAATAAGGCTCAAAAACAATGGCCACATCTTTATTGAGTGGTGTCACCGAATAATTGATGGCGCCCACTTCATCTAAATCAAGACTTAAAAACCTTTTGGAAGCCACCTTTACCTCCACTCCATTTGGAAGTGTTGCCGTAAAGGATCTAGATAACCAACCTTCTTTCATGTTCAGTTCCCTAACAAAATCCTTCACTTCTGTACAAAGGTGCAAATCCAAAGCCTCGCCATCCACATACACGTTAATCCCTATCCAATTGGGAGCATTCAATACTTTGGCAAAATACTCTGGATAGCCATTTTTCCACCAGCCCACACGGGTTTTATCAGGATAATAAACCCCAGCGATATAGCTGCCTTGGAATGTTGGACCGGAGTACTGCTCTTCAAAGTTGGCACGTTGGCCCATGGCTCCATTTCCAATACTAAATAAACTCTCTGAGGATTTAACGCGATCTGGCTCAAACCCTTCCTCAATAATGGACCAATTGTCTGGTTTTATATAATCTTGATTCATTTTTCAATTAGTTCTTTAATAAAATCTGTTGAGATTTCTGTAAAATCATTAAATACATAATCGGCATCTCCCAATACCGTTTTATCTCCTATGCCTATGGCAATCATTTGGGCTGCCTTGGCCGCCTCGATTCCTGCCGACGCGTCTTCAAACACGATGCAGTGTTTAGGTTCTATTCCCAAAGCTTCCGCCCCTTTCAAAAACACTTCTGGATTTGGTTTTCCTTTTACCACATGGTTACCATCCACAATTTGATCGAACTTGGAAAGCAAATCGACCTTTTCCAAAATAACCGTGGCATTTTTACTGGCCGAGCCCAAGGCAATTCCCTGTTTATTCTCGATAAGGTAATTGAGCACTTTAGGAACATCCGGCAGAATTTCTGAAGCATTCATCTGCTCGATGTAGTTCAGGTAATCGGTATTTTTGGAATCCATAAGTTCCTTGAATTCTGCTTCGGAAACCGTCTTGTTGCCCCAAGCCAATATCTTTTCCAACGATTTTACACGACTCACACCTTTCAATTGTTCGTTTTGTGTTTCGGTAAAATCCACGCCAATACTATTGGCTAACTTTTTCCAAGCCAAAAAATGGTATTTTGCAGTGTCTACAATAACACCATCCAGGTCGAAAATAAATCCTTTCTTATTCATTTGCTGTTTCTATTATTTCATCCACATCCTTTACTCTTCTCACTAAAAGTGCCGCAATTAAAAAGCTCACTCCACTAGTTACCAAAGCCAACATGGCATTTTCGTTGTAAAAATATTTTACGATAGGTCCGCCTATAAAGGCATTAATAATTTGAGGGATTACGATAAAGAAGTTGAAAATCCCCATATACACTCCCATTTTTCTGGCTGGGATAGACCCCGCCAAAATAGCATAGGGCATTGCCAGGATACTGGCCCAAGCAATTCCTACGGCCACCATTGATAATATCAACCAATATTGATTTGGAGAGAAATACATGGATATTAAACCAATCCCTCCAATGATCAATGATATTACATGAGTTCGTTTTCTTCCAATTCTCGCCGCTATAACGGGTAAAAAGAAGGCAAAAATTGCAGAAACTAAATTGTACACTCCAAATAGCACGCCTACCCAATCACCAGCATTTTGATACGTTTCACTATGTGTATCGCTAACCGGCAAACCGTAGATATGATGTGCTAAAGCTGGGGTAGAAAACACCCACATTCCAAAAAGGCCGAACCAAGAGAAGAATTGCACCCAAGCCAGCTGCCTCATAGTTTGAGGCATTTTAGCAAAGTCTGTAAAAATATCCATTAAACTGGATTTTTCATCTTCAGGCACTTCTTCTTGATCTGACATTTGAGCCAACTCTTCAGGCGAATATTCTTTGGTCCTAAACACCGTAACAAGAACACTTACCACCAAAATAGCGGCTCCAATCCCAAAGGATAGTAATAAATTAAGAGGCACACCACCATCTTTTCCAGAATTGGAAACCCCGAAAAAGTTAGTAAGCACATAAGGCAACCATGAACCAACCACAGCACCTATACCTATTAAAACTGTTTGAATACTGAACCCTAAGGTTCTTTGATCTGTTCGAAGATTGTCTGCAACCAAAGCGCGAAACGGCTCCATGGCTACGTTAAAAGAAGCATCCATGATCATCAACATTCCAGCTCCCACCCATATGGCAGGCATAAATGCTGTGAACATATCTGCATTAGGCATTAAAACCAATCCTAGTGCCGCCAGCAAAGCCCCTACTAAAAAATAAGGTCGCCTTCGGCCCAATCTAGTCCAGGTTCTGTCGCTGTAATGCCCAATGATTGGTTGAACAATTAATCCGGTAAGAGGTGCCACAATCCAAAACCAGGACAAATGATGTACATCTGCTCCGAAAATCTGTAAAATTCTACTGGCATTGGCATTTTGCAGGGCAAACCCCATTTGAATTCCGAGAAACCCAAAACTCATGTTCCAGATTTCCCAAAAGCCTAATACACGCTTTTTCATTTAAATAGTACTTTTAATTGATACTATTTTGATAAGCGTTAACTTATCAAAACTTATAGGTGAGAAGTGAAAATATAAGTTTTGATCGGGTGTAAAGATAACAAAAAGTTCGTTACCTACGAGTTATCTTTTTTATTTGGTGGATTCTCGCTCTATTAATTCGGTTTCCAAAACCACTGTTTTACAGATCTCTTCCTCAGTTTCACCTTCCAATTTATCTATTAAAAGTTCTGCAGCCTTTTCTCCTATTTGCAAGGCATGCTGGCTTACAGTCGTCAAACTAGGCGTAGCATGCTTGGACAATACGCCATCGGTAAAACCTATGACCTGCAGGTCTTCAGGAATATTTTTATTAAGACGTCTCGCCACTTTCATTGCCGTAAGCGCATAGAGTTCGTTAACCGCAAAAATACCATCCAATTCAGGATTGTCCTTAAAGAGGTATTCAATCTCCCGTTCCAATTCCTCCAAGTGATCTTCAGAATCCAATTCCTCCACTATTTTCAAGATCAAACCAGATTCCGGTTCAAACTTATGCTCTTCCAAGGCCTCCAAATAACCTTGCGTTCTCAAACGCCCTACACTAACATAGTCTTTGGTGGTTATGATAGCAATATGCCTACAACCATTGGCGATTAATTTTTTAACGGCATTTTTTGACCCCTGAAAATCATCTACAATTACCTTATCACAGTCTACTTCATTTACTACTCTATCAAACATGACGATTGGCATTCCTTGCGCAATGGTTTCCTTAAAATGGTGGTAATCCTGCTGCAGCAAAGTTTCTTTGGAAATTGACAGAATAAACCCGTCAATACTGCCATTGGCCAACATTTCCATATTAATGACTTCCTTGTCAAAAGACTCGTTGGAAAGCCCTACAATAACATTGTACCCTCGCTTATTGGCCACTTTTTCTATCCCCATTATGACCTTGGAAAAAAAGTGGTGCACAATCTCCGGAATGATAATCCCAATGGTCTTCGTTTTCCTGTTTTTTAAGCTCAGGGCAATGTTGTTCGGTTTATAGTTATAGAGTTTCGCAAATGCTTGGATTTTTTCACGCGTGTCCTCACTAATTTCCTTACTGTTTCTGAGGGCTTTAGACACGGTTCCAATGGAAACCTCCAACTCTTTCGCAATCTGTTTTAGCGTAACCTTTCTTTTCATAAATTTTTCTTTTCCGGCAATAAATATACTCCTAAATTGATAATCTGTTAAATTCTTGGTGCCATATTCATTTATTTCATATTTTAAGCTAAAGTTTTCAACACGAAAACGTTTGCGCAACCCCTATAAAATGGATATCATAAAAATTGACATAAAATTTACCTAGTTTTATCATTGAGAAGTGAAAATATAACTAAATAAAGTTAACAAACTAATTCAAAAGTATTGTATGAAAACAACGCTAAATTACTTATTATTCCTGTGTTGCATGCTGCCTTCATTCCTGTTTGCGCAGTCCCAACTTTCAGGTGTAGTAACGGAAGAATCTTCATCCTTGCCACTACCTGGGGTAAATGTCATTATTAAGGGCACCACTTCGGGAACGGCAACCGATTTTGATGGGAATTACCAATTGAACGTCAATAATGGAGACGTTATTGTATTTTCCTATGTGGGGTATATTACCCAAGAAATCACTTACACAGGCCAAAGCACCTTAAACGTTAGTATGGTTGAGGATGCTGCCAAATTGGATGAAGTTGTAATTATTGGTTACGGTGCAGTAAAAAAAGATGACCTTACGGGAACTGCTGACATGGTAACTTCTGAAGACTTCAACAAAGGACCTATTGTATCCGCCCAGCAATTAATTACCGGTAAGGTAGCTGGGGTGTCCATTACATCTGGTAGTGGTGCACCTGGTGAAGGACAGGATATCCGTATTAGAGGTACAGGATCCCTATCCTTAAGCAGTAATCCTTTAATTGTAATAGACGGAATCCCTATCAATAACGATGCTGTTGGTGGTGCCAGAAACCCATTAAACCTGGTTAACCCTAACGACATTGAAAGCATGGTGGTTTTAAAAGATGCCTCTGCAACGGCCATTTATGGGTCTAGAGGGGGTAACGGGGTTATTTTGATTACCACTAAAAAAGGAAAGGACAACGATTTTAAATTCAATTTAAATTCTTCTACTACGCATCACACCTCAAATGCTACCGTAGACCTTCTTAATGCAGATCAATTTAGAGAAGTTGTTGCTAACCATCCTCGTGCCAATGAAGCCACATTGGCCCTGCTAGGTAATGCCAATACCGATTGGCAGGATGAAATTTATTCAAATGCTTTTGGTCAAGATCACAACTTTAGTGCTTTGGGAAGTGCTTGGGGAGTTCCAATGAGAGCCTCTTTAGGATATTCCGATCATGATGGTATCTTAAAAAGAGACAACTTTAAAAGAACCACGGGGTCCTTGAGTTTCACTCCTAAATTATTTGACGACCATCTTAAAATTGAGTTAAACGCTAAAGGACAGTACACTGAGAATTTCTTTGGAAACAGAGGCGCTATTGGCTCTGCCAACGTGTACGACCCTACGCAGCCTGTATACAATGCAGATGGCAGTTACTTTGATTGGGTAGACGGTACTGGTACACACATTAGTTTATCACCTATTAACCCGGTAGCTCAATTGAACTTGGTTGATGACACCTCTGAGGTTAGACGTTTCTTAGGAAATGCCAAAATGGACTATAAATTCCATTTCTTACCAGAATTAACAGCGACTGTTAATTTAGGGTTAGACAAATCCAATAGTGCTGGAAGAACAGTTACTTCAGAAGAATATCCTTCAACTGATCCAGATTGGATTGGTTCCAGAAATGAATATTCCCAAGAAAGAACAGACCAATTGCTAGATGCCTATTTGACATACAACAAGTCATTTAATGATGAGGCCCACAATTTAAATGTGGTAGCGGGATACTCCTACCAATCATTTGAATTTGATGGCTACAGCTATAGCAGTATCGATGAGCAAAACGCCATTGAAAACCCAGATGCCGATATTCAATTTGAATACATTGACAGAAGTAAAAGTGTATTGCTTTCTTATTTTGGTAGATTGAACTACGACTATAAAGGACGCTACTTATTAACTGCAACTTTTAGAGCAGATGCTTCTTCCAAACTTAATTCGAACGACAGATGGGGGTATTTCCCGTCAGCTGCTTTGGCTTGGAACCTTAAAAAAGAAGAATTCATGGAAGATAGTGGTGTCACCGAATTGAAACTTAGAGTTGGTTACGGAACCGTAGGTAACGTAAACGGTTTGGGAGACTACTTATTCTTAACTCGTTATACAGGAAGTAACTCTTTTGCAACCTATCTATTTGGAAATAATTACTATCCAACCTATAGACCGGATGCTATCAACAAAGATCTTAAATGGGAGGTTAGTGAAACCTTTAACGTTGGTTTGGACTATGGCTTTGCAGAGAACAGAATTAAAGGGTCTGT
Coding sequences within it:
- a CDS encoding TonB-dependent receptor — translated: MKTTLNYLLFLCCMLPSFLFAQSQLSGVVTEESSSLPLPGVNVIIKGTTSGTATDFDGNYQLNVNNGDVIVFSYVGYITQEITYTGQSTLNVSMVEDAAKLDEVVIIGYGAVKKDDLTGTADMVTSEDFNKGPIVSAQQLITGKVAGVSITSGSGAPGEGQDIRIRGTGSLSLSSNPLIVIDGIPINNDAVGGARNPLNLVNPNDIESMVVLKDASATAIYGSRGGNGVILITTKKGKDNDFKFNLNSSTTHHTSNATVDLLNADQFREVVANHPRANEATLALLGNANTDWQDEIYSNAFGQDHNFSALGSAWGVPMRASLGYSDHDGILKRDNFKRTTGSLSFTPKLFDDHLKIELNAKGQYTENFFGNRGAIGSANVYDPTQPVYNADGSYFDWVDGTGTHISLSPINPVAQLNLVDDTSEVRRFLGNAKMDYKFHFLPELTATVNLGLDKSNSAGRTVTSEEYPSTDPDWIGSRNEYSQERTDQLLDAYLTYNKSFNDEAHNLNVVAGYSYQSFEFDGYSYSSIDEQNAIENPDADIQFEYIDRSKSVLLSYFGRLNYDYKGRYLLTATFRADASSKLNSNDRWGYFPSAALAWNLKKEEFMEDSGVTELKLRVGYGTVGNVNGLGDYLFLTRYTGSNSFATYLFGNNYYPTYRPDAINKDLKWEVSETFNVGLDYGFAENRIKGSVNAYIRKSNDLIATSTVDPFTNFSNRIAANIGDMENKGVEFDLTVIPVRTEDFEWSVNYNVSFNDNEVTRMPDQQYVGGISGGVGNNIQTHIEGEAPYSFLVFQQIYDENGDPIEGAFVDRNGDNVINDADKFIYKDPYADVLMGLNTNVYYKNWDLSVQTRASIGNYAYNNVASGNAYLNNVIPSSNNYLSNIHSEYLNSGFQQITDNTLLSNYFIQDASFFRIDNITLGHTLNHAIKDTTIRLYGSIQNVAVFTDYDGLDPEINGGIDNSFYPRPRSFVFGVNIDF